Genomic segment of Streptomyces sp. NBC_01210:
TGCGCCGCAGGGCGGCCGGAGTCTGGTAGCCGGTCAGAAGGAGGAGCGCGGCCTTGGAGACGTTGTACTCGTAGGCCCGTTCCAGGGCCGGGAAGTACTCCAGCATCTGGGCCCGCATCCGGTTGATCGCCCGGGTGCGGTCGGCGGTCAGGTCGTAGCGGCGGGCGGTCAGGATCCGCAGGTCAACCGCTATCTCGTCCTCCGCCGCCAAGGGTTGCAGGTCCCGGCGCATCCTCGCCTGGTCGGCGATGACGAAGGCGTCTTTCGCATCCGTCTTCCCACTGCCGCGGTAGGCGCCGGAGGCGTGATGGACAGCGCTGCCGGGGATGTAGAGCAGCTTCTGCCCGTGGTTGACCAGCAGCGTGATCAGCAGACCCGCACCACCAGCGTTCAGGTCAACCGCCCAGGTCACCTCGTCGCTGATGTCGAGGACATCCGCGATGAGCTCCAGCAGCTCGGGCTCGTTGTTCGTCACCCGGCGCGAGAGCACCACCGTGGCGTCTGCATCGATCACCGTGCAGTGATGCTCGGCCTTGCCCGCGTCCGTACCGGCCCAGAGGTCAGGCACGGTCACCTCCCAAGTCGTTCCGTTCCAAGTCCCAGCAGACGACCTCGCCGACGTGTCCATACACAGCGATTCAGTTCGCGCATCCCAATGAGTGGCCGAGTCGTCGCGGGGCTCCGGGCGGCCAGTCCTCCTGAGCCACAAGCGGCAGCCACATGACAGCCACACCCAGAGCCCCCTGGGCTTCCCGATCTTACGAATGACCGGAAACGAACCCACCAAGAAAGGTATGGACACATGACGTCTGGCAGCGCGACGGAGAGGTTCCGGGCCGCCCGGGACTTCCTGCTGCAGCACAGGGATGACTACGCAACGGCGTACGAAGGCTTCGCCTGGCCGCGGCTCGAGCGCTTCAACTGGGCACTCGACTGGTTCGACGAGATCGCCACCGGCAACGGCAGGACCGCGCTGCACATCGTTGAGGAGGACGGCAGCGAGGTCAAGGTCTCGTTCGGTGAGATGTCCGTGCGCTCGGACCAGGTCGCCAACTGGCTGCGGGCGCAGGGCGTAGAGGCCGGCGACCGGATCCTCGTGATGCTCGGCAACCAGCAGGAACTGTGGATGACCGCGCTGGCCGCGATGAAGCTGCGTGCCGTCGTCATTCCCGCGACCCCGCTGCTCGGCCCGGTGGACCTGCGGGACCGGATCGACCGTGGACGCGCACGGCATGTGATCGTGCGCGAGGCGGACACCGCCAAGTTCGCCGAGGTGCCGGGGGACTACACCCGGATCGCGGTGGCGGACCGGGGCGCGGCCGGTGTGCCGGGCTGGCTCGACTTCCACCAGGCGTTCTCCGTGCCGGGCCGCGGCGACTTCGAGCCCGACGGCGTCACGCACGCGGACGACCCGCTGATGCTCTACTTCACCTCGGGTACCACGGCCCGCCCCAAACTGGTCGAGCACACCCATGTCTCGTACCCCGTCGGCCACCTGTCGACCATGTACTGGATCGGCCTCAGGCCCGGCGACGTCCACCTCAACATCTCCTCGCCCGGCTGGGCCAAGCACGCCTGGTCGAACCTCTTCGCGCCCTGGAACGCCGAGGCGACCGTCTTCATCCTCAACTACACACGCTTCGACGCCGGCCGGCTGATGGCCGAGATGGACCGGGCGGGCGTCACCAGCTTCTGCGCGCCGCCGACGGTCTGGCGGATGCTGATCCAGTCCGATCTGAGCGGGCTGCGCACGCCGCCGCGCGAGGTCGTCGCCGCGGGCGAACCACTCAACCCGGAGGTCATCGAGACGGTCCGCCGGGAGTGGGGCGTGGTGATCAGGGACGGCTTCGGCCAGACGGAGACCGCCGTCCAAGTCGCCAACTCCCCGGGCCAGTTGCTCAAGGCCGGCTCGATGGGGCGACCCTGTCCCGGCTTCAAGGTGGAGCTGCTCGACCCGGTGACGGGCCGGCCGGGCGCGACGGAGGGCGAGATCTCGCTCGACCTGTCCGGCAGTCCGGTCGGTCTGATGACCGGGTACCACGGCGACCCGGAGCGTACGGCCGAGGCGATGGCGGGCGGCTTCTACCGCACCGGTGACATCGGCGCGCGGGACGCCGACGGATACATCACCTACATCGGGCGCTCCGACGACGTCTTCAAGGCCTCCGACTACAAGATCTCGCCGTTCGAGCTGGAGAGCGCGCTCCTGGAGCACGAGGCGGTGGCGGAGGCGGCGGTCGTACCGGCCCCGGACCCGGTGCGGCTCGCCGTGCCCAAGGCGTTCATCGTGCTTGCGGAGGGCTGGGAGCCGGGGCCGGACACGGCGAAGCTGCTCTTCGAGCACTCGCGCGCCGTCCTCGCCCCGTACAAGCGCATCCGCCGCCTGGAGTTCGCCGAGCTGCCGAAGACGGTGTCCGGGAAGATCCGCCGGATCGAGCTGCGCGAGCGTACGGCCGAGGGCTCGGCCGCCGAGTACGACGAGGGAGACCTGCGATGACGCTCTCCTACGCGCACGGCACCGGCACGACGGCGCTGCTCGGTGACACCATCGGCCAGAACCTCGACCGGACGATCGCCGCGTACCCCGACCGCGAGGCGCTGGTCGACGTACCCGCGGGCACCCGCTGGACGTATGCCGAATTCGGCTCGGCGGTGGACCAGCTGGCGCGCGGGCTGCTCGGGACCGGGGTCGCCAAGGGCGACCGGGTCGGGATCTGGGCGGTCAACTGTGCCGAGTGGGTGCTCGTGCAGTACGCCACCGCCCGGATCGGCGCGATCATGGTGAACATCAATCCGGCCTACCGGGCGCACGAACTCGAGTACGTGCTGAAACAGGCCGGGATCTCGGTGCTGTTCGCCTCGCAGCGGCACAAGACCAGCGACTACCGGGTACTGGTGGAGCAGGTGCGCCCCAGCTGCCCCGAGCTGCGCGCCGTCCACTACATCGAGGACGGCTCCCGGGACGTGCTCCTGGACGCGGCCGGTAAGGTCACCGACGAGCAACTGGCAGCCCGCCAGGCCCAGTTGTCCTGCGACGACCCGATCAACATCCAGTACACCTCCGGTACCACCGGCTTCCCGAAGGGCGCCACGCTCTCCCACCACAACATCCTCAACAACGGTTATTTCGTGGGGGAGTCGGTCGGCTACAGCGAGCAGGACCGGATCTGCATTCCCGTGCCCTTCTACCACTGCTTCGGCATGGTCATGGGCAACCTCTCGGCCACCTCGCACGGCGCGTGCATGGTCATCCCGGCGCCGTCCTTCGATCCGGCCGCCACGCTCCGCGCGGTCGCCGAGGAACGCTGTACCTCGCTCTACGGCGTCCCGACGATGTTCATCGCCGAGCTGAACCTTCCCGACTTCGCGACGTACGACCTCTCTTCGCTGCGCACCGGCATCATGGCGGGCTCGCCCTGCCCGGTGGAGGTGATGAAACGAGTCGTCGCCGAGATGAACATGGCGGAGGTGTCGATCTGCTACGGCATGACGGAGACCTCCCCGGTCTCCACGCAGACCCGTCGCGACGACGACCTGGAACGCCGCACCGGCACCGTCGGCCGTGTCCTGCCCCATGTCGAGGTCAAGGTCGTCGACCCGGCCGGCGGCGTGACCCTGCCGCGCGGGGCGGCGGGCGAGCTGTGCACCCGCGGCTACAGCGTGATGCTCGGCTACTGGAACGAGCCGGAGAAGACCGCCGAGGCGGTCGACGCGGGCCGCTGGATGCACACCGGCGACCTGGCAGTGATGCGCGAGGACGGCTGTCTCCAGATCGTCGGCCGGATCAAGGACATGATCATCAGGGGCGGAGAGAACGTCTATCCCCGCGAGATCGAGGAGTTCCTGTACGGTCACCCCAAGATCGCGGACGTCCAGGTCGTCGGTGTCCCCGACGAGAAGTACGGCGAGGAGATCCTGGCCTGTGTGATCCCGCGCGATCCGGCGGACCCGCCGACGCTGGAGGGCCTCGCCGAGTACTGCCGCGAACAGCTCGCGCACTACAAGATCCCGCGCAGGCTGGAGGTCCTCGCGGACTTCCCGATGACGGTGAGCGGCAAAGTCAGAAAGGTGGAGCTGCGCCGGCGGTACGGCCCTGAGGAGAGCTAGCCCAGTTCCCGGCGCATGCACACCCGGGGCCAGTGGTCCAGGCCGTGCCGGGCCTCCGCACCTCTGATCTCCCGCAGCCCTTCGGTGAGTTCGTCCTCGTCGAGCGTGCGGAAGCCCAGGCGGGTGTAGTACGGCGCGTTCCACGGCACCTCGGTGAACGTCGTCAGCGTCAGCGCCGTCAGCCCGTCGGCGACGGCGCACGCCGCGAGGTGGTCGATCAGGGCGCTGCCCAGCCCGCGACGGGCGGCGTCCGGATGGACCGACACCTGCTCGATATGGGCCGCGCCGTCGACCTCGTCGGAGATCAGATACGCGAGCGGGCGGCCCGATCCGTCGGCCGACACCCAGGCGCGGCCCCGCCGCCGGTAGCGGTCCAGGAGATCGAGAGCCGGGGGCTCGTCGTCGGCGATCGCCGCCATGCCGAGGCCGCGGAAGGGCTCCCCGGCAGCCCTCTCGATGTCCTGGAGCAGGGGGAGTTCGGCGAGTGCGGCCGGTCGGATACGCATACGGGGAGTATGACCCAGCGGTTTCAGGCCCCGCAGCTCGCTCTGCCGCCCGCCGGGTTGTGGTGCACGGAGAAGCCGGGATCGTTGCTGCCGCGCCCCAGCAGTCCGCCGTTCCGGGCGAAGTGCGGTACGTACCGGAGCAGGGCCGGATCCCCGTACAGTGCGACCGGCATTCCATGCCGTTACGCGCCGGTGGAGATCAGTTCGTCCGCAGGGCCGTTGACCGGCTGAGGGCTGCCCGTGAGGTCCATGACGAAGAGCGGGATGCCGAGGTGGTCGGCGCGGGACCTGGCGTCCTCCGCGTACCCCGCGAGGGAGAAGAAGACGCTCGAGGCCGAGATGCTCAGCCCGTTCAGCCAGAGGCATTCGACATCGCGCAGAGTGGCGGGGTGGGTGGACGGGTCGACCTGGGCGACCAGGCCGGGACCGCGCAGATCTATCCCGGACGAGGGCCTGACCTCCGGCTGGACGACATCGCGGAATCCCAGCCACTTCAGATAGAGCGCCGCCGCGGTCACCGCGTCGCGCGCCGTGCGGATGGTGACCGGGCGGAAGGTGGGGCGCGGCGCGGTGACCGTACGGGGGAACGGGATGGGCGCCGGGCGCATGAGCGGGGCGGCCGACGTGGCGGCCGGTGACGTCGGGAGCGGGGCGCTCACCGGGCGGACCGGGATACGCAGCACTGTGC
This window contains:
- a CDS encoding AMP-binding protein, which translates into the protein MTSGSATERFRAARDFLLQHRDDYATAYEGFAWPRLERFNWALDWFDEIATGNGRTALHIVEEDGSEVKVSFGEMSVRSDQVANWLRAQGVEAGDRILVMLGNQQELWMTALAAMKLRAVVIPATPLLGPVDLRDRIDRGRARHVIVREADTAKFAEVPGDYTRIAVADRGAAGVPGWLDFHQAFSVPGRGDFEPDGVTHADDPLMLYFTSGTTARPKLVEHTHVSYPVGHLSTMYWIGLRPGDVHLNISSPGWAKHAWSNLFAPWNAEATVFILNYTRFDAGRLMAEMDRAGVTSFCAPPTVWRMLIQSDLSGLRTPPREVVAAGEPLNPEVIETVRREWGVVIRDGFGQTETAVQVANSPGQLLKAGSMGRPCPGFKVELLDPVTGRPGATEGEISLDLSGSPVGLMTGYHGDPERTAEAMAGGFYRTGDIGARDADGYITYIGRSDDVFKASDYKISPFELESALLEHEAVAEAAVVPAPDPVRLAVPKAFIVLAEGWEPGPDTAKLLFEHSRAVLAPYKRIRRLEFAELPKTVSGKIRRIELRERTAEGSAAEYDEGDLR
- a CDS encoding GNAT family N-acetyltransferase; this translates as MRIRPAALAELPLLQDIERAAGEPFRGLGMAAIADDEPPALDLLDRYRRRGRAWVSADGSGRPLAYLISDEVDGAAHIEQVSVHPDAARRGLGSALIDHLAACAVADGLTALTLTTFTEVPWNAPYYTRLGFRTLDEDELTEGLREIRGAEARHGLDHWPRVCMRRELG
- a CDS encoding AMP-binding protein, coding for MTLSYAHGTGTTALLGDTIGQNLDRTIAAYPDREALVDVPAGTRWTYAEFGSAVDQLARGLLGTGVAKGDRVGIWAVNCAEWVLVQYATARIGAIMVNINPAYRAHELEYVLKQAGISVLFASQRHKTSDYRVLVEQVRPSCPELRAVHYIEDGSRDVLLDAAGKVTDEQLAARQAQLSCDDPINIQYTSGTTGFPKGATLSHHNILNNGYFVGESVGYSEQDRICIPVPFYHCFGMVMGNLSATSHGACMVIPAPSFDPAATLRAVAEERCTSLYGVPTMFIAELNLPDFATYDLSSLRTGIMAGSPCPVEVMKRVVAEMNMAEVSICYGMTETSPVSTQTRRDDDLERRTGTVGRVLPHVEVKVVDPAGGVTLPRGAAGELCTRGYSVMLGYWNEPEKTAEAVDAGRWMHTGDLAVMREDGCLQIVGRIKDMIIRGGENVYPREIEEFLYGHPKIADVQVVGVPDEKYGEEILACVIPRDPADPPTLEGLAEYCREQLAHYKIPRRLEVLADFPMTVSGKVRKVELRRRYGPEES